From a region of the Lactuca sativa cultivar Salinas chromosome 4, Lsat_Salinas_v11, whole genome shotgun sequence genome:
- the LOC111885885 gene encoding polyadenylate-binding protein RBP47 yields the protein MQSGNDGGSDQQQQTQKTQPAVPTTTTGAAAGMGVGVGLGQQQWVAMQYPAAAMLMQHQMMAPSPANYQVTPHYMPYHPHHLHHQPHTPVVQPPQQGSGGGDNKAIWVGDLHSWMDEDYLRNCFASTGEVASIKVVRNKQTGISEGYGFVEFFSHAAAEKVLQNYGHIVMPNTEQPFRLNWATFSTGDKRSNNNASSDLSIFVGDLAADVTDALLHETFANKYPSVKAAKVVIDINTGRSKGYGFVRFGDDNERTQAMTEMNGTYCSTRPMRIGAATPRKSSAYQQGGYTSNVGSQNDGDSTNTTIFVGGLDPSVSDEDLRQPFTEYGEILSVKIPVGKGCGFVQFANRNNAEEALQKLNGTAIGKQTVRLSWGRNPANKQLRNDFGNQWPATAYYGGQIYDGYGYALQAPHDPSMYAAAYGSYAMYGTHQQQVS from the exons ATGCAATCCGGGAATGATGGCGGGTCTGATCAGCAACAACAAACGCAGAAAACCCAGCCAGCGGTTCCGACGACGACGACAGGAGCAGCGGCGGGGATGGGTGTGGGTGTGGGTCTAGGGCAGCAGCAGTGGGTGGCGATGCAGTACCCTGCGGCGGCGATGTTAATGCAGCATCAGATGATGGCACCGTCTCCGGCTAATTACCAAGTGACGCCACACTACATGCCGTACCACCCGCACCACCTCCACCATCAGCCGCATACTCCGGTGGTTCAACCGCCGCAGCAGGGATCCGGTGGAGGAGACAACAAGGCGATCTGGGTTGGTGACCTTCACAGTTGGATGGATGAGGATTACCTCCGTAACTGTTTTGCTTCCACCGGCGAG GTTGCGTCAATTAAGGTTGTTCGCAATAAGCAGACAGGTATCTCAGAGGGATACGGGTTTGTTGAGTTTTTTTCACATGCTGCAGCAgaaaaagtgttgcagaattatGGTCACATTGTTATGCCTAACACAGAACAACCGTTTCGTTTGAACTGGGCTACATTTAGCACGGGAGACAAACGTTCAAATAACAACGCTTCTTCTGATCTTTCTATTTTCGTAGGAGATTTAGCTGCAGATGTAACTGACGCTTTATTACATGAAACTTTTGCGAATAAATATCCATCCGTTAAAGCTGCTAAAGTCGTTATTGATATTAATACTGGCCGATCTAAAGGGTATGGATTTGTAAGATTTGGAGACGATAATGAGAGGACCCAAGCCATGACTGAAATGAATGGGACTTACTGTTCGACTCGGCCTATGCGTATTGGCGCTGCAACCCCGAGAAAATCTTCTGCTTACCAACAAG GAGGTTATACGTCGAATGTTGGCTCGCAAAACGATGGAGATTCTACTAATACGACA ATTTTTGTGGGAGGGCTTGATCCATCGGTTAGTGATGAAGATCTTAGGCAGCCATTCACGGAATATGGCGAGATTCTTTCCGTAAAAATACCAGTTGGTAAAGGTTGCGGATTTGTACAGTTTGCTAACAG AAATAACGCTGAGGAGGCACTGCAAAAATTAAACGGGACAGCAATAGGGAAACAAACAGTCCGCCTTTCTTGGGGACGCAACCCCGCAAATAAGCAG TTGAGAAATGATTTTGGGAATCAATGGCCAGCAACAGCATACTATGGTGGTCAGATTTATGATGGATATGGTTATGCTCTTCAAGCACCACATGACCCAAGCATGTATGCTGCAGCATATGGGTCATATGCTATGTATGGTACTCATCAGCAACAAGTAAGCTAA
- the LOC111885889 gene encoding uncharacterized protein LOC111885889 isoform X1: MGTEKQPVGILDTINMETVRTILTHKYPYPHEHSRHAIIAVVVGCLFFISSDNMHTLIQKLDKNIKWWSIYACLLGFFYFFSSPFVGKTMKPSYSNFSRWYIAWILVAALYHLPSFQSMGVDLRMNLSLFLTIFISSVFVLLVFHLVFIGLWYIGLVSRVAGRRPAFLTIFQNCAVLSVACCVFYSHCGNHALNERSFGRKDSGFFSLWNKGERNALLAKFLKMYEFKDEVCKSWFAPVGSARDYPLLSKWVIYGEFSCSGSCESSDEISPIYSLWATFIGLYIANYVVERSTGWALTHPLSVKETEKLKNKQMKPNFLDMVPWYSGTSADLFKTVFDLLVSVTVFVGRFDMRMMQAAMSGGHEGAKQEDFLYDHFSEKEDFWFDFMADTGDGGNSSYSVAKLLAQPSLCVWNDGHLTKLPRGDLLLIGGDLAYPNPSAYTYEKRFFRPFEYALQPPSWYKEEHIAVNKPELPSGVSELKLYDGPQCFVIPGNHDWFDGLQTFMRYICHKSWLGGWLMPQKKSYFALQLPKGWWVFGLDLALHSDIDSDQFKFFTELIHKKVKENDSVIIMTHEPNWLLDWYWDDVTGKNVSHLTRDYLKGRCKLRIAGDLHHYMRHSYVASEIENPNSVNVQHLIVNGCGGAFLHPTHVFSDFKQIYGTTYENKASYPSIQDSSRIALGNILKFRKKNWQFDFIGGFIYFILTFSMFPLCKLDHILQADTFSGHVKSFFSTVWDIFMYMVGESYVSSMGSILLLVAAISFVPSKVSRKKKIVIGVLHVSAHLAAALVLMLLMELGVETCIRHNLLATSGYHSLYEWYRSVESEHFPDPTGLRARIEQWTFGLYPACIKYLMSAFDVPEVMAVTRTNICKNGMDSLSRGGAIIYYASVFLYFWVFSTPVVSLVFGSYLYTCINWLHLHFDEAFSSLRIANYKSFTRFHIKDNGNLEVFTLAVDKVPKEWKVDSEWDNEFKQIQQLNHYRKYPSKWRANAYNQDPVNTVRIVDRFVIQTCKEELGVANGNGNVSH, translated from the exons ATGGGCACAGAGAAGCAGCCTGTTGGTATACTAGACACCATCAACATGGAAACAGTTCGGACAATTTTAACCCATAAATACCCCTACCCCCATGAGCATTCACGCCATGCCATAATCGCAGTAGTTGTGGGCTGTTTATTTTTCATTTCATCAGACAACATGCATACACTGATTCAGAAGCTCGACAAGAACATCAAATGGTGGTCAATCTACGCCTGTTTACTTGGTTTTTTCTACTTCTTTTCCTCTCCATTTGTGGGGAAGACAATGAAACCAAGCTATTCAAATTTCAGTAGATG GTATATAGCGTGGATATTAGTAGCAGCTTTATACCATCTTCCAAGTTTTCAGTCAATGGGAGTTGATTTGAGGATGAATCTTTCTTTATTTTTGACAATATTCATCTCCTCTGTTTTTGTTCTCCTTGTTTTTCATTTAGTATTCATTGGGCTTTGGTATATTGGTCTTGTTTCTCGTGTGGCTGGAAGAAGACCCGCTTTCTTGACTATTTTCCAAAATTGTGCT GTATTAAGTGTGGCCTGTTGTGTATTTTATAGCCACTGTGGTAATCATGCTTTGAATGAAAGATCATTTGGAAGAAAAGACTCTGGCTTTTTTTCACTTTGGAATAAAGGAGAAAGAAATGCATTGTTAGCAaagtttctaaaaatgtatgaatTCAAAGATGAAGTATGTAAATCTTGGTTTGCTCCAGTTGGATCTGCACGTGATTATCCACTTCTCTCTAAGTGGGTTATCTATGGAGAA TTTTCTTGTAGTGGTTCATGTGAGTCATCGGATGAAATTTCTCCAATATATTCATTATGGGCGACTTTTATTGGTCTCTATATTGCTAATTATGTTGTTGAAAGATCAACAGg ATGGGCTCTTACACACCCTCTCTCAGTTAAAGAAActgagaagttgaagaacaaaCAGATGAAGCCTAATTTCTTGGATATGGTTCCTTGGTACTCCGG GACATCAGCTGATTTATTCAAGACAGTTTTTGACCTTCTTGTATCTGTAACTGTATTTGTTGGAAGATTTGATATGCGCATGATGCAG GCAGCAATGAGTGGTGGGCATGAAGGGGCAAAACAGGAAGATTTTCTTTATGATCATTTTAGTGAAAAGGAAGACTTTTGGTTTGATTTCATGGCTGATACTGGTGATGGTGGGAACTCTTCATATTCTGTTGCTAAACTTCTTGCTCAACCTTCACTTTGTGTTTGGAATGATGGTCATTTGACCAAATTACCCCGTGGGGACCTTCTTCTTATTGGAGGTGACCTTGC gTACCCTAATCCATCAGCATACACTTATGAAAAGCGGTTTTTTCGTCCTTTTGAGTATGCTCTTCAGCCACCTTCATGGTATAAAGAAGAACATATAGCTGTAAATAAGCCTGAATTACCCtctggtgtgtctgaactcaaactataTGATGGCCCACAGTGTTTTGTTATCCCTGGAAACCATG ATTGGTTTGATGGGCTTCAAACATTCATGAGATACATTTGTCACAAAAGCTGGTTAGGTGGATGGTTAATGCCCCAAAAGAAAAGCTACTTTGCATTACAATTACCAAAAGGGTGGTGGGTATTTGGTCTTGATTTAGCCCTTCATTCAGACATCGATAGTGATCAATTCAAGTTCTTCACAGAGCTAATACACAAAAAG GTTAAAGAAAATGATTCGGTGATCATTATGACGCATGAACCAAATTGGCTACTTGATTGGTATTGGGATGACGTGACTGGAAAAAACGTGTCACATCTTACACGCGATTATTTGAAAGGGAGGTGTAAACTTAGAATCGCTGGAGACTTGCATCATTACATGAGACATTCTTATGTCGCATCTGaaattgaaaaccctaattctgtgAATGTCCAACATTTGATTGTGAATGGGTGTGGAGGCGCGTTTTTGCATCCTACACATGTGTTTAGTGATTTTAAACAAATATATGGAACGACATATGAAAATAAAGCCTCGTATCCATCCATTCAGGATTCCAGTCGT ATTGCACTTGGGAATATATTGAAGTTCCGAAAGAAGAACTGGCAGTTTGACTTCATTGGTGGATTCATATACTTCATTTTGACCTTTTCAATGTTTCCATTG TGTAAGCTAGATCATATCCTACAGGCTGACACGTTTTCTGGGCATGTAAAGAGTTTTTTTAGCACAGTTTGGGATATTTTTATGTACATGGTTGGAGAATCATATGTATCTTCTATGGGTTCGATCTTATTATTAGTAGCTGCAATCTCATTTGTCCCTTCAAAAGTGTCACGAAAAAAGAAAATTGTAATTGGAGTTCTTCATGTTTCTGCACATCTGGCTGCAGCTTTGGTTCTTATGTTGTTAATGGAGCTTGGTGTTGAAACTTGCATCAGACATAATCTCTTGGCAACTTCAG GTTATCACTCGTTATATGAGTGGTATAGATCAGTGGAGAGTGAACATTTCCCGGATCCAACGGGTCTTAGGGCACGTATAGAGCAATGGACCTTTGGGCTTTATCCAGCGTGTATTAAATATCTTATGTCAGCTTTTGATGTTCCTGAG gtgATGGCTGTAACGAGGACTAACATATGCAAAAACGGAATGGATTCTCTGTCTAGAGGGGGTGCGATTATATACTACGCATCTGTTTTCCTTTACTTTTGGGTGTTTTCGACTCCTGTGGTTTCTCTTGTGTTTGGAAGCTATTTGTATACTTGTATCAATTGGCTTCACTTGCATTTTGACGAGGCCTTTTCCTCTCTACGCATTgctaattacaagtctttcaCTCGCTTTCACATCAAGGATAATGGAAATCTTGAAGTTTTCACTCTCGCAGTTGATAAA GTTCCCAAGGAGTGGAAGGTGGATTCGGAGTGGGATAACGAGTTCAAACAAATTCAGCAGCTGAATCACTACAGAAAGTATCCAAGTAAATGGAGGGCGAATGCTTATAATCAGGATCCAGTTAATACTGTTCGAATTGTTGATCGTTTTGTTATTCAAACATGTAAAGAAGAATTAGGAGTAGCAAATGGAAATGGAAATGTTTCTCATTGA
- the LOC111885889 gene encoding uncharacterized protein LOC111885889 isoform X2: MYIAWILVAALYHLPSFQSMGVDLRMNLSLFLTIFISSVFVLLVFHLVFIGLWYIGLVSRVAGRRPAFLTIFQNCAVLSVACCVFYSHCGNHALNERSFGRKDSGFFSLWNKGERNALLAKFLKMYEFKDEVCKSWFAPVGSARDYPLLSKWVIYGEFSCSGSCESSDEISPIYSLWATFIGLYIANYVVERSTGWALTHPLSVKETEKLKNKQMKPNFLDMVPWYSGTSADLFKTVFDLLVSVTVFVGRFDMRMMQAAMSGGHEGAKQEDFLYDHFSEKEDFWFDFMADTGDGGNSSYSVAKLLAQPSLCVWNDGHLTKLPRGDLLLIGGDLAYPNPSAYTYEKRFFRPFEYALQPPSWYKEEHIAVNKPELPSGVSELKLYDGPQCFVIPGNHDWFDGLQTFMRYICHKSWLGGWLMPQKKSYFALQLPKGWWVFGLDLALHSDIDSDQFKFFTELIHKKVKENDSVIIMTHEPNWLLDWYWDDVTGKNVSHLTRDYLKGRCKLRIAGDLHHYMRHSYVASEIENPNSVNVQHLIVNGCGGAFLHPTHVFSDFKQIYGTTYENKASYPSIQDSSRIALGNILKFRKKNWQFDFIGGFIYFILTFSMFPLCKLDHILQADTFSGHVKSFFSTVWDIFMYMVGESYVSSMGSILLLVAAISFVPSKVSRKKKIVIGVLHVSAHLAAALVLMLLMELGVETCIRHNLLATSGYHSLYEWYRSVESEHFPDPTGLRARIEQWTFGLYPACIKYLMSAFDVPEVMAVTRTNICKNGMDSLSRGGAIIYYASVFLYFWVFSTPVVSLVFGSYLYTCINWLHLHFDEAFSSLRIANYKSFTRFHIKDNGNLEVFTLAVDKVPKEWKVDSEWDNEFKQIQQLNHYRKYPSKWRANAYNQDPVNTVRIVDRFVIQTCKEELGVANGNGNVSH, from the exons AT GTATATAGCGTGGATATTAGTAGCAGCTTTATACCATCTTCCAAGTTTTCAGTCAATGGGAGTTGATTTGAGGATGAATCTTTCTTTATTTTTGACAATATTCATCTCCTCTGTTTTTGTTCTCCTTGTTTTTCATTTAGTATTCATTGGGCTTTGGTATATTGGTCTTGTTTCTCGTGTGGCTGGAAGAAGACCCGCTTTCTTGACTATTTTCCAAAATTGTGCT GTATTAAGTGTGGCCTGTTGTGTATTTTATAGCCACTGTGGTAATCATGCTTTGAATGAAAGATCATTTGGAAGAAAAGACTCTGGCTTTTTTTCACTTTGGAATAAAGGAGAAAGAAATGCATTGTTAGCAaagtttctaaaaatgtatgaatTCAAAGATGAAGTATGTAAATCTTGGTTTGCTCCAGTTGGATCTGCACGTGATTATCCACTTCTCTCTAAGTGGGTTATCTATGGAGAA TTTTCTTGTAGTGGTTCATGTGAGTCATCGGATGAAATTTCTCCAATATATTCATTATGGGCGACTTTTATTGGTCTCTATATTGCTAATTATGTTGTTGAAAGATCAACAGg ATGGGCTCTTACACACCCTCTCTCAGTTAAAGAAActgagaagttgaagaacaaaCAGATGAAGCCTAATTTCTTGGATATGGTTCCTTGGTACTCCGG GACATCAGCTGATTTATTCAAGACAGTTTTTGACCTTCTTGTATCTGTAACTGTATTTGTTGGAAGATTTGATATGCGCATGATGCAG GCAGCAATGAGTGGTGGGCATGAAGGGGCAAAACAGGAAGATTTTCTTTATGATCATTTTAGTGAAAAGGAAGACTTTTGGTTTGATTTCATGGCTGATACTGGTGATGGTGGGAACTCTTCATATTCTGTTGCTAAACTTCTTGCTCAACCTTCACTTTGTGTTTGGAATGATGGTCATTTGACCAAATTACCCCGTGGGGACCTTCTTCTTATTGGAGGTGACCTTGC gTACCCTAATCCATCAGCATACACTTATGAAAAGCGGTTTTTTCGTCCTTTTGAGTATGCTCTTCAGCCACCTTCATGGTATAAAGAAGAACATATAGCTGTAAATAAGCCTGAATTACCCtctggtgtgtctgaactcaaactataTGATGGCCCACAGTGTTTTGTTATCCCTGGAAACCATG ATTGGTTTGATGGGCTTCAAACATTCATGAGATACATTTGTCACAAAAGCTGGTTAGGTGGATGGTTAATGCCCCAAAAGAAAAGCTACTTTGCATTACAATTACCAAAAGGGTGGTGGGTATTTGGTCTTGATTTAGCCCTTCATTCAGACATCGATAGTGATCAATTCAAGTTCTTCACAGAGCTAATACACAAAAAG GTTAAAGAAAATGATTCGGTGATCATTATGACGCATGAACCAAATTGGCTACTTGATTGGTATTGGGATGACGTGACTGGAAAAAACGTGTCACATCTTACACGCGATTATTTGAAAGGGAGGTGTAAACTTAGAATCGCTGGAGACTTGCATCATTACATGAGACATTCTTATGTCGCATCTGaaattgaaaaccctaattctgtgAATGTCCAACATTTGATTGTGAATGGGTGTGGAGGCGCGTTTTTGCATCCTACACATGTGTTTAGTGATTTTAAACAAATATATGGAACGACATATGAAAATAAAGCCTCGTATCCATCCATTCAGGATTCCAGTCGT ATTGCACTTGGGAATATATTGAAGTTCCGAAAGAAGAACTGGCAGTTTGACTTCATTGGTGGATTCATATACTTCATTTTGACCTTTTCAATGTTTCCATTG TGTAAGCTAGATCATATCCTACAGGCTGACACGTTTTCTGGGCATGTAAAGAGTTTTTTTAGCACAGTTTGGGATATTTTTATGTACATGGTTGGAGAATCATATGTATCTTCTATGGGTTCGATCTTATTATTAGTAGCTGCAATCTCATTTGTCCCTTCAAAAGTGTCACGAAAAAAGAAAATTGTAATTGGAGTTCTTCATGTTTCTGCACATCTGGCTGCAGCTTTGGTTCTTATGTTGTTAATGGAGCTTGGTGTTGAAACTTGCATCAGACATAATCTCTTGGCAACTTCAG GTTATCACTCGTTATATGAGTGGTATAGATCAGTGGAGAGTGAACATTTCCCGGATCCAACGGGTCTTAGGGCACGTATAGAGCAATGGACCTTTGGGCTTTATCCAGCGTGTATTAAATATCTTATGTCAGCTTTTGATGTTCCTGAG gtgATGGCTGTAACGAGGACTAACATATGCAAAAACGGAATGGATTCTCTGTCTAGAGGGGGTGCGATTATATACTACGCATCTGTTTTCCTTTACTTTTGGGTGTTTTCGACTCCTGTGGTTTCTCTTGTGTTTGGAAGCTATTTGTATACTTGTATCAATTGGCTTCACTTGCATTTTGACGAGGCCTTTTCCTCTCTACGCATTgctaattacaagtctttcaCTCGCTTTCACATCAAGGATAATGGAAATCTTGAAGTTTTCACTCTCGCAGTTGATAAA GTTCCCAAGGAGTGGAAGGTGGATTCGGAGTGGGATAACGAGTTCAAACAAATTCAGCAGCTGAATCACTACAGAAAGTATCCAAGTAAATGGAGGGCGAATGCTTATAATCAGGATCCAGTTAATACTGTTCGAATTGTTGATCGTTTTGTTATTCAAACATGTAAAGAAGAATTAGGAGTAGCAAATGGAAATGGAAATGTTTCTCATTGA